The following are from one region of the Stanieria sp. NIES-3757 genome:
- the rluD1 gene encoding pseudouridine synthase, translating into MIDSETTINLTVQQTSDRLDRWLSSQLADLSRSRLQKLIEEGNVQLNGQVCTSKKIKLTPGDCLEITIPSPEPLNLQAEDIPLDILYEDEDLIIINKPADLVVHPAPGHETGTLVHALLSHCDNLAGIGGVQRPGIVHRLDKDTTGAIVIAKNDYAHQHLQAQIKAKTARREYWGVVYGCYSDPEGKIDLPVGRHPVDRKKMAVVPSEKGGREAVTHWKILERLGNYTLMEFLLETGRTHQIRVHCSHTGHPIVGDSLYSSGRSLKVNLSGQALHARKLILQHPVSEKIIEAIAPLPNQFTKLLRVLRQRISEK; encoded by the coding sequence GTGATTGATTCTGAAACAACAATTAATTTAACAGTACAACAAACAAGCGATCGCTTGGATCGATGGTTATCTAGTCAGCTTGCGGACTTATCTCGTTCTCGTCTCCAAAAACTGATTGAAGAAGGAAATGTTCAATTAAATGGTCAAGTTTGTACTAGTAAAAAAATCAAATTAACCCCAGGAGACTGCTTAGAAATTACTATTCCGAGTCCAGAACCTCTCAACTTACAAGCAGAGGACATTCCCCTAGACATTCTTTATGAAGATGAAGATTTAATTATTATCAATAAACCTGCCGATTTAGTCGTTCATCCTGCACCTGGACACGAAACAGGAACTCTCGTTCATGCCTTGCTCTCTCACTGCGATAATTTAGCTGGTATTGGTGGCGTACAACGACCAGGAATAGTACATCGACTTGATAAAGATACTACTGGTGCAATTGTAATAGCTAAAAATGATTATGCTCATCAACATTTACAAGCTCAAATCAAAGCCAAAACTGCTAGAAGAGAATATTGGGGCGTAGTTTATGGTTGTTATTCTGACCCAGAAGGCAAGATAGATCTGCCCGTTGGTCGTCATCCCGTTGACCGTAAAAAAATGGCTGTAGTTCCCTCAGAAAAAGGCGGTAGAGAAGCGGTTACCCACTGGAAAATCTTAGAAAGACTTGGTAACTATACCTTAATGGAATTTCTTTTAGAAACAGGACGCACCCATCAAATTCGAGTTCATTGCAGCCATACTGGTCATCCTATTGTTGGCGATTCGCTTTATAGTTCTGGTCGTTCTCTGAAAGTAAATTTATCTGGTCAAGCTTTACACGCCAGAAAACTAATTCTTCAACATCCCGTCTCGGAAAAAATAATTGAAGCGATCGCTCCTCTACCGAATCAGTTTACCAAGTTATTAAGAGTATTACGCCAAAGAATCTCAGAAAAATAA
- a CDS encoding FAD-dependent pyridine nucleotide-disulphide oxidoreductase, with the protein MNTAQTNQFQPHVVIVGGGFGGLYAAKALGKAPVKVTLIDKRNFHLFQPLLYQVATGSLSPADIASPLRVVLGKHKNTHVLLDRVVDLDPQAQKVYLQDHPELDYDILIVATGVSHHYFGNEHWQVTAPGLKTVEDALEIRRRIFLAFEAAEKETDPEKRQAFLTFAIVGGGPTGVELAGAIAEIAHGSLKNEFRNIDTSETRILLLEGMDRVLPPYPPELSAKAQSSLEKLGVTVKTKALVTEIAEDIITVKYGDHSEQIRSNTVLWAAGVKASRMGKALAGRTGAELDRVGRVVVEPDLTIAGYPNIFVIGDLANFPHQGDKPLPGVAPVAIQEGEYVAKLIRKRLKNQTMPPFRYFDVGNLAVIGQNTAVVNLGFIKLSGLLAWLIWVFAHIYYLIEFDNKLVVMVQWGWNYFTRGRGARLITDQKITPDGKQVETEATQYELLKN; encoded by the coding sequence ATGAACACAGCCCAAACTAATCAATTTCAACCTCATGTAGTTATTGTCGGTGGCGGATTTGGTGGTCTTTATGCAGCCAAAGCTTTAGGCAAAGCTCCTGTCAAAGTTACTTTAATCGATAAACGCAACTTTCACCTATTTCAACCCTTACTTTATCAAGTAGCAACGGGTAGCTTATCCCCTGCGGATATTGCTTCTCCTCTTAGAGTTGTATTAGGTAAACATAAAAATACCCACGTTTTATTAGACCGAGTTGTAGACCTCGATCCCCAAGCGCAAAAAGTTTATCTCCAAGATCATCCGGAACTCGATTACGATATTCTAATTGTTGCTACAGGAGTATCTCATCATTATTTTGGTAACGAGCATTGGCAAGTTACTGCCCCTGGATTAAAGACTGTGGAAGATGCTTTAGAAATTCGCCGACGTATCTTTTTAGCTTTTGAAGCAGCAGAAAAAGAAACCGATCCCGAAAAACGACAAGCTTTTTTGACTTTTGCCATTGTCGGAGGAGGTCCAACAGGAGTGGAATTAGCTGGCGCGATCGCAGAAATTGCTCATGGTTCTCTCAAAAATGAATTCCGCAATATTGATACTAGTGAAACTCGTATTCTTTTATTAGAAGGAATGGATAGGGTTTTACCGCCTTATCCTCCTGAATTATCAGCTAAAGCGCAGTCTTCTTTAGAAAAACTAGGTGTTACAGTCAAAACCAAGGCTTTAGTCACTGAAATTGCCGAAGACATCATTACAGTTAAATATGGCGACCATAGCGAACAAATTCGTTCTAATACCGTTTTATGGGCTGCTGGTGTCAAAGCTTCCAGAATGGGCAAAGCTTTAGCAGGGCGAACTGGGGCAGAACTAGACCGTGTTGGGAGAGTAGTGGTTGAACCAGATTTAACGATCGCAGGATATCCTAATATTTTTGTGATTGGCGATTTAGCTAATTTTCCTCATCAAGGAGACAAACCCTTACCAGGAGTAGCACCAGTCGCAATTCAAGAAGGAGAATACGTTGCTAAACTAATTCGCAAACGGCTCAAAAATCAAACTATGCCTCCGTTTAGATATTTTGATGTGGGAAATTTAGCGGTTATCGGGCAAAATACTGCTGTAGTCAATCTCGGTTTTATTAAACTTTCGGGACTGTTAGCGTGGTTGATTTGGGTATTTGCCCATATTTATTATTTGATTGAGTTTGATAATAAATTAGTAGTTATGGTGCAATGGGGTTGGAACTATTTTACTAGAGGACGTGGAGCGCGCTTAATTACCGATCAAAAAATTACTCCTGATGGCAAACAGGTAGAAACTGAAGCTACTCAATATGAACTCTTAAAAAATTAA
- a CDS encoding OstA family protein, which produces MISLLISLNYLAVAQPVVETQTQLTPILHKVPKTYQGKINNQDRNRTVITQLNHNQFQGRNRLRFSPNCQKEFCLPTSYLITQERNGEIREFTIPDNNPNSTEPTTPTPVEQVDVIEVIADRQEYNNQQQVVTAEGKVVMNFAQAVLTADRLQVNLADRIAVAQGNVVLTRGQQVLRGEKFEYYLVQDRGVVINAQGEVDQATLNRDLSARLPESRIVPQTTLSDRLTITQPLTDVSAAESIGISVGSNRDYRIISGNNEQTSGGEINRLRFEAAKMEFQNNDFTATDFRLTNDPFSPPELELRAKTANFTQTAPQVSVLTTEKSRIVIDDSFTVPLLTNRFVIDSRPRQPGIVNFGFDGEERGGLYLERSFKLIETEKTNWEITPQYFLQKALFPTAFDFSDEDDGGIFNPSSLGLQTQFTNTFSPRTSLQARLSLNSLDPDDVEDELRTRVALNQQLGNLANPHTFSLQYNFRDRLFNGSLGFQTVYSSIGGIITSPNIALGKTGINLIYQGSIQNINADTDREDLLEPNRDNDRINLTRYQTAASLNKGFLLWQGKALAPTPNQGLRFTPIPVVPFLQLNTGISGVSSFYSNGDNQPSLQANIGIEGQLGHFSRSYLDYTGFSLTYSQGIRGDRSPFLFDRYVDEKTLSLGITQQIYGPIRVGVQTSLNLDDNEEISTDYVLEYSRRTHNITLRYNPVLEIGSINFRINGFNWRGDTRPFVSPVIQGVSQ; this is translated from the coding sequence ATGATTTCATTGTTAATCTCCCTGAATTATTTAGCGGTTGCACAACCAGTAGTTGAAACCCAGACTCAACTTACACCCATTCTCCACAAAGTACCTAAAACCTACCAGGGGAAGATTAACAATCAAGATCGTAATCGAACTGTAATAACTCAGTTAAATCACAATCAGTTTCAGGGAAGGAACAGACTCAGGTTTTCCCCTAATTGTCAAAAAGAGTTTTGTTTGCCTACTAGTTATTTAATAACTCAAGAACGCAACGGCGAAATCAGAGAATTTACTATTCCTGACAATAACCCTAATTCTACTGAACCAACTACACCGACTCCTGTAGAACAAGTTGATGTCATTGAAGTCATTGCCGATCGCCAAGAGTATAATAATCAACAACAAGTAGTTACGGCTGAAGGTAAGGTGGTGATGAACTTTGCTCAAGCTGTTCTTACTGCGGATCGCCTCCAAGTTAATTTAGCAGATCGGATTGCTGTAGCTCAAGGAAATGTTGTTCTGACAAGAGGACAACAAGTATTGCGAGGAGAAAAATTTGAATATTATTTAGTTCAAGATCGAGGGGTAGTTATTAATGCCCAAGGAGAAGTAGATCAAGCTACTCTCAACCGCGATTTATCTGCCAGACTCCCAGAAAGTAGGATCGTTCCTCAAACTACCTTAAGCGATCGCCTGACCATCACTCAACCTTTAACTGATGTCAGTGCAGCAGAATCGATTGGCATTTCTGTAGGAAGTAACAGAGACTATCGCATCATTAGTGGTAATAACGAGCAAACGAGTGGAGGAGAAATTAATCGACTGCGATTTGAAGCAGCCAAAATGGAGTTTCAAAACAATGACTTTACTGCAACCGATTTTCGTCTCACCAACGATCCTTTTTCGCCTCCAGAGTTGGAATTAAGAGCCAAAACTGCTAATTTTACCCAAACTGCGCCTCAAGTTAGCGTTTTGACTACCGAAAAATCTCGGATAGTCATTGATGATAGTTTTACTGTCCCTTTATTAACCAATCGGTTTGTTATAGATAGTCGTCCCCGTCAACCAGGAATTGTCAACTTTGGATTTGACGGTGAAGAAAGGGGAGGTTTATATCTCGAACGTAGTTTTAAACTAATTGAGACAGAAAAAACCAATTGGGAGATTACTCCACAATATTTCCTACAAAAAGCTCTCTTTCCCACTGCTTTTGATTTTAGTGATGAAGATGACGGAGGAATTTTTAATCCTTCAAGCTTAGGACTACAAACTCAGTTTACCAACACCTTTTCTCCCCGTACCAGTTTACAAGCTAGACTCAGTCTTAACAGTTTAGATCCCGATGATGTGGAAGATGAATTAAGAACTAGAGTAGCTCTTAACCAACAATTAGGTAATTTAGCTAATCCTCATACCTTCAGCTTACAGTATAATTTTCGCGATCGCCTTTTTAATGGCTCTCTTGGTTTCCAAACTGTTTACAGTAGTATTGGCGGAATTATCACCTCACCCAATATTGCTTTAGGAAAAACAGGTATTAATCTTATTTATCAAGGATCGATTCAGAATATTAATGCCGATACAGATCGAGAAGATTTACTCGAACCCAATCGAGATAACGATCGCATCAATCTCACTCGTTATCAAACCGCAGCCTCTCTTAATAAAGGGTTTCTCTTATGGCAAGGGAAAGCTTTAGCACCAACTCCAAACCAAGGTTTACGTTTCACTCCTATTCCGGTAGTTCCTTTTCTCCAACTCAACACAGGAATTTCTGGAGTCAGTAGTTTTTATAGCAACGGTGACAATCAGCCATCTTTACAAGCTAACATCGGCATCGAGGGACAACTCGGTCATTTTTCCCGTTCCTACTTGGACTATACAGGATTTAGTCTGACCTATTCTCAAGGAATTCGTGGCGATCGCTCTCCGTTTTTGTTCGACCGCTATGTTGACGAAAAAACTTTGTCTTTAGGAATTACCCAGCAAATATACGGCCCAATTCGAGTAGGAGTCCAGACTTCTTTGAATCTTGACGATAATGAAGAAATCAGCACTGACTATGTTTTAGAGTACAGTCGCCGTACCCACAACATCACTCTTCGTTACAATCCTGTTTTAGAAATTGGTTCAATTAATTTTCGCATCAATGGTTTTAATTGGCGTGGTGATACTAGACCTTTTGTTAGTCCAGTAATTCAGGGAGTCAGTCAGTAA